A stretch of Natronococcus sp. CG52 DNA encodes these proteins:
- a CDS encoding DedA family protein, with the protein MVPLQLDETPTWLESLFTSELAFVVLLGICILEGAMMLRFMPSELVVPSALVLIGSSIPETVVIVAIAVVGTTIGQAILFYLVRRAGREYVIQKRWFPLTESRLERFDGWFDRWGPIAVAGSNTMLFVRGLLTVPAGLSEMNGRSFVALSVIGSLSFQSILAALYLLGGHLLVFGHYHLV; encoded by the coding sequence CTGGTACCGCTACAACTCGACGAGACACCGACGTGGCTCGAGTCGTTGTTCACGTCGGAACTCGCGTTCGTAGTGTTGCTCGGAATCTGTATCCTCGAGGGTGCGATGATGTTACGATTCATGCCGAGCGAACTCGTCGTTCCGAGCGCGCTCGTGCTGATCGGCTCGTCGATCCCCGAGACGGTCGTAATCGTCGCTATCGCAGTCGTCGGGACGACGATCGGACAGGCCATCCTGTTCTATCTCGTCCGCCGTGCTGGACGGGAGTACGTCATTCAGAAGCGATGGTTCCCGCTCACGGAATCGCGACTCGAGCGATTCGACGGCTGGTTCGACCGCTGGGGTCCCATCGCCGTCGCCGGGAGCAATACGATGTTGTTCGTCAGGGGACTACTCACTGTTCCTGCCGGGCTTTCGGAGATGAACGGGCGCTCGTTCGTCGCGCTGTCAGTGATCGGTTCGCTGTCCTTCCAATCGATCCTCGCCGCCCTCTACCTCCTCGGTGGCCATCTCCTCGTCTTCGGGCACTATCACCTCGTTTAA
- a CDS encoding lysylphosphatidylglycerol synthase transmembrane domain-containing protein encodes MDERNRRAFLLGGFGAITVFAVLFFVVGADRVIDSLLSAEPSLVVVTFALALCWLAAWSLMLRTVLTALGVDVPISTAFFVYAGAVFANNVTPFGQAGGEPVAAALISKVSDSRYETGLAGIASVDVLNVIPSVSLVLVGVGYYATTTAVSERLETAVGSALALIGGIVLGLALVWRHRQTVIDRLPAIVAPRVGRFAGSDPATLEGDLADRIRRFFGNIERVATDRWRLAAAVGLSLAGWLFQTAALAAAFAALGYSVPPYVLLFVIPLANLAGAAPLPGGLGGVEAAFVTLLVPTTGIEASAVTAAVLIFRGAIYWMPVLIGGVSVSAFGVRTLR; translated from the coding sequence ATGGACGAGCGAAATCGGCGCGCATTTCTTCTCGGAGGGTTCGGGGCCATCACCGTCTTTGCCGTTCTGTTCTTCGTCGTCGGGGCGGATCGCGTCATCGACTCGCTCCTGTCCGCGGAGCCGTCCCTGGTCGTCGTGACGTTCGCGCTCGCGCTGTGCTGGCTGGCCGCCTGGAGTCTGATGCTCCGGACCGTCCTTACCGCGCTCGGCGTCGACGTTCCGATCTCCACGGCGTTTTTCGTCTACGCCGGCGCCGTCTTCGCCAACAACGTCACCCCCTTTGGCCAGGCCGGCGGAGAGCCGGTTGCTGCGGCACTCATCTCGAAGGTCTCCGATTCTCGCTACGAGACCGGCCTCGCCGGCATCGCGAGCGTCGACGTCCTCAACGTCATCCCCTCCGTCTCGCTCGTCCTCGTTGGCGTCGGCTACTACGCGACCACTACCGCCGTCAGTGAACGCCTCGAGACCGCCGTCGGCTCGGCGCTCGCACTGATCGGCGGGATCGTCCTCGGTCTCGCGCTCGTTTGGCGGCACCGGCAGACGGTAATCGACCGCCTCCCGGCCATCGTTGCACCCCGCGTCGGCCGATTCGCCGGGTCCGACCCCGCTACGCTCGAGGGGGATCTCGCGGACCGGATCCGACGATTCTTCGGGAACATCGAGCGCGTCGCGACTGACCGGTGGCGTCTCGCCGCCGCCGTCGGGCTCTCGCTGGCCGGCTGGCTCTTCCAGACGGCCGCACTCGCGGCGGCGTTCGCCGCCCTCGGGTACAGCGTCCCACCGTACGTCCTGTTATTCGTGATTCCACTGGCCAACCTCGCCGGTGCAGCCCCGCTCCCGGGCGGGCTCGGCGGGGTCGAAGCCGCGTTCGTCACGCTGCTCGTGCCGACGACCGGCATCGAGGCGTCGGCCGTCACGGCGGCCGTCCTCATCTTTCGGGGCGCGATCTACTGGATGCCCGTCCTGATCGGCGGCGTGTCGGTGTCGGCGTTCGGCGTCCGGACGCTTCGGTGA
- a CDS encoding zinc-dependent alcohol dehydrogenase family protein: MKAVVFQGVNEPLEVREVDRPECEDHGVVVETEACGVCRSDWHAWQGDWDWIGLIPTQGLIFGHEPVGRVVDVGDDVERFDEGDLVTNPFNLSDGTCPYCRAGRANICEKSVPMGFVSFQQGAFAEEYPVRNADQNLVSVPESVDPAEVAGLGCRFATAFHGVVHRVDVTPGDWVAVHGCGGVGLSAVHIASVLGANVIAVDVVPDKLELARELGAVETVHVADVDDVSQAVKSHTDMSRGVDVSIDALGIAETVRNSVDSLSKGGQHLQIGMTTSEEGGEVSIPVDTMVTDEREFYGSYGMPPNEYDEIFRMMDGGTLEPGKIVTETCSLEEVPDVLDRLGEYDTMGIPVCTEF, translated from the coding sequence GTGAAAGCAGTAGTCTTCCAGGGCGTGAACGAACCGCTCGAGGTACGGGAGGTCGACCGACCGGAGTGCGAGGACCACGGCGTCGTCGTCGAAACGGAGGCCTGCGGGGTCTGTCGAAGCGACTGGCACGCCTGGCAAGGTGACTGGGACTGGATCGGGTTGATCCCGACGCAGGGGCTGATCTTCGGGCACGAACCCGTCGGCCGCGTCGTCGACGTCGGCGACGACGTCGAGCGCTTCGACGAAGGCGACCTCGTAACGAACCCGTTCAACTTGAGCGACGGGACGTGTCCGTACTGTCGGGCGGGACGGGCGAACATCTGCGAGAAATCGGTGCCGATGGGATTCGTCTCGTTCCAGCAGGGCGCGTTCGCCGAGGAGTATCCCGTCCGGAACGCCGACCAGAACCTCGTGTCCGTTCCCGAGTCGGTCGATCCGGCCGAGGTCGCGGGTCTCGGCTGTCGGTTCGCGACCGCGTTTCACGGAGTCGTCCACCGTGTGGACGTCACCCCCGGCGACTGGGTCGCAGTCCACGGCTGTGGCGGCGTCGGTCTCTCCGCAGTCCACATCGCTAGCGTGCTCGGTGCCAACGTCATCGCCGTCGACGTCGTCCCCGACAAACTCGAACTGGCCCGGGAACTGGGTGCCGTCGAGACGGTCCACGTCGCCGACGTCGACGACGTATCGCAAGCCGTCAAATCGCACACTGACATGAGCCGCGGCGTCGACGTCTCGATCGATGCGCTCGGAATTGCAGAGACGGTCCGCAATTCGGTCGATTCGCTCAGCAAGGGCGGCCAACACCTTCAGATCGGGATGACTACCTCCGAGGAGGGCGGCGAAGTGTCCATCCCGGTCGACACGATGGTCACCGACGAACGCGAGTTCTACGGCTCCTACGGCATGCCACCGAACGAGTACGACGAAATCTTCCGGATGATGGACGGCGGAACGCTCGAACCGGGAAAGATCGTTACAGAGACCTGCTCACTCGAGGAAGTTCCCGACGTGCTGGATCGTCTCGGCGAGTACGACACGATGGGAATCCCGGTCTGTACCGAGTTCTGA
- a CDS encoding cupin domain-containing protein has protein sequence MTVRIDTPDAIARQQMGFGDASQYGELSGEYFTLASGTDITPLLEGLEDDRCQCPHWGYVLEGTLTASYTNGSEDVTEAGELFYWPPGHTVRANDDSEIVMFSPQDEHAAVLEHMAEKLDESA, from the coding sequence GTGACAGTCAGGATCGACACGCCGGACGCTATCGCGCGCCAGCAGATGGGGTTCGGGGACGCGAGCCAGTACGGAGAGCTCAGCGGCGAATACTTCACGCTAGCTTCGGGGACGGATATCACGCCGCTCCTGGAGGGACTCGAGGACGATCGCTGTCAGTGCCCTCACTGGGGATACGTCCTGGAGGGAACGCTCACCGCCAGCTACACGAACGGAAGCGAGGACGTAACCGAGGCCGGCGAGCTGTTCTACTGGCCGCCGGGCCACACGGTTCGAGCGAACGACGACTCCGAGATCGTCATGTTCAGCCCGCAGGACGAACACGCTGCGGTCCTCGAACACATGGCAGAGAAACTGGACGAGAGTGCCTAA
- a CDS encoding glycosyltransferase family 4 protein, with amino-acid sequence MKINHYFEFKEYVTGGIHESVAHQRKILDRLDLQYTTDPTLDADVFHCNLMGPRSIWCANQAQSRDIPIVAHTHVTAEDFGDSFRFTNALAKPLKPYLEWAYGLADALVCPSEHNRRLIETYTDTPTTVISNGVDCEKLEGFESLESEYRERYNLEPPVVFLVGHAIKRKGLETFVELARRLPDLDFAWFGPLNLSLKGRATTRLIEESPENCTFTGYIDDIRGAYAAGDIFCFPTYEENEGIALLEAMTAGKPVLVRDIETFSWLEDGEDCLKVSGPESESGSGPRLESRVDAFEDALERLENPKLRRRLGSNAADRSERFSLEAVANQYQSLYEEVV; translated from the coding sequence ATGAAGATCAACCACTACTTCGAGTTCAAGGAGTACGTCACCGGCGGCATCCACGAGTCGGTCGCCCATCAGCGGAAGATACTGGATCGACTGGACCTGCAGTACACAACTGATCCAACCCTCGATGCCGACGTATTCCACTGCAACCTTATGGGACCTCGGTCGATCTGGTGTGCGAATCAGGCGCAATCGCGTGACATACCAATCGTCGCCCACACGCACGTTACAGCCGAAGACTTCGGGGATAGCTTCCGCTTTACTAACGCTCTCGCCAAACCGCTGAAACCGTACCTCGAGTGGGCATACGGGCTGGCCGACGCCCTGGTCTGCCCCTCGGAGCACAACCGACGGCTGATCGAAACCTACACGGACACGCCGACGACCGTCATCTCGAACGGTGTCGATTGCGAGAAACTCGAAGGGTTCGAGTCCCTCGAGTCGGAGTACCGCGAGCGATACAATCTTGAACCTCCCGTCGTCTTTCTCGTCGGCCACGCCATCAAACGCAAGGGACTCGAGACGTTCGTCGAGCTGGCTCGCCGGCTGCCCGACCTGGACTTCGCGTGGTTCGGTCCGCTGAACCTCTCGTTGAAGGGCCGAGCGACCACACGGTTGATCGAAGAGTCACCAGAGAACTGCACGTTCACTGGCTACATCGACGACATTCGCGGTGCGTACGCGGCGGGCGATATCTTTTGCTTCCCGACGTACGAGGAGAACGAAGGGATCGCACTGCTGGAAGCGATGACCGCGGGCAAACCGGTTCTCGTCCGCGACATCGAGACGTTCTCGTGGCTCGAGGACGGCGAGGACTGCCTGAAGGTGTCGGGACCGGAGTCAGAATCGGGGTCGGGGCCGAGATTGGAGTCGAGAGTCGACGCGTTCGAAGATGCCCTCGAACGGCTCGAGAACCCAAAACTCCGGCGTCGACTCGGATCGAACGCGGCCGACCGGAGCGAACGGTTCTCGCTCGAGGCGGTTGCGAACCAGTACCAGTCCCTGTACGAGGAGGTGGTCTGA
- a CDS encoding aldehyde dehydrogenase family protein yields the protein MQEAFYEGDRYDVGDDILERHRSTADAVLSRDRYGHLIDGDWVDGVDGEEGVAIDATTGEPLATVRIGTPEDVDRAVEAARKAFDGSWGQLSPKQRAERLEEIADRIEERKTEIAKIDGLEAGKPNVHALFVDCEVLIEQFRHFAALARSVDEGRVVPTSDEKRVFTSHEPYGVVGTISAWNFPAMFVAWKLGPALAAGNTVVFKPSERAALSTLEIARLCDRVLPPGTINVVTGFGEEVGAAMTAHEGIDKLTLTGSYASGVATLENAARTITPTSLELGGKSPNIVFPDADLEKAIEGTLVSIFFNSGQQCTAGSRLYLHEAVRDEFLDRLRDAVADLEVGDPLGPTTDVGPMIDHTHAATVRDYVDTAVADGATLFAGGESEAIDDDLEGAPFVQPTVLTDVDDDATVGREEVFGPVLSVFEWSDREEVLRRANDTTYGLAAGVWTEDLGTAHEFAADLEAGTVWINTYNDLFDPAPHGGYKESGMGRELAEEALEDYSQVKTVKVNLGGVPKFG from the coding sequence ATGCAGGAGGCGTTCTACGAGGGAGACCGCTACGACGTCGGCGACGACATCCTCGAGCGCCATCGGTCGACGGCCGACGCGGTCCTCTCGCGGGATCGGTACGGACATCTGATCGACGGCGACTGGGTCGACGGCGTCGACGGCGAGGAAGGCGTCGCGATCGACGCGACGACGGGCGAGCCGCTCGCGACGGTCCGGATCGGCACCCCGGAGGACGTCGACCGGGCCGTCGAGGCCGCGAGGAAGGCGTTCGACGGAAGCTGGGGGCAACTCTCTCCCAAGCAACGCGCCGAACGCCTCGAGGAGATCGCCGATCGGATCGAAGAACGAAAGACGGAGATCGCGAAGATCGACGGCCTCGAGGCGGGGAAGCCGAACGTCCACGCCCTGTTCGTCGACTGCGAAGTGCTGATCGAGCAGTTCCGACACTTCGCCGCACTCGCGCGGTCGGTCGACGAGGGTCGCGTCGTACCGACGAGCGACGAGAAACGCGTCTTTACGAGCCACGAGCCCTACGGCGTCGTCGGTACTATCTCCGCGTGGAACTTCCCCGCGATGTTCGTCGCGTGGAAACTCGGCCCGGCGCTGGCTGCCGGGAACACCGTCGTCTTCAAACCGTCCGAACGAGCCGCGCTGTCGACGCTCGAGATCGCGCGTCTCTGTGACCGGGTCCTCCCGCCGGGGACGATCAACGTCGTCACGGGCTTCGGTGAGGAGGTCGGTGCGGCGATGACCGCCCACGAAGGAATCGACAAGTTGACCCTGACCGGGTCGTACGCGTCGGGCGTCGCTACCCTCGAGAACGCCGCCCGGACGATTACGCCGACGTCGCTCGAACTCGGCGGGAAAAGCCCGAACATCGTCTTCCCGGACGCCGACCTCGAGAAGGCGATCGAGGGGACGCTCGTAAGCATCTTCTTCAACTCCGGTCAGCAGTGTACCGCCGGCTCGCGACTGTACCTCCACGAAGCGGTTCGAGACGAGTTCCTCGATCGACTCCGGGACGCGGTCGCGGACCTCGAGGTCGGCGATCCGCTCGGTCCGACGACCGACGTCGGGCCGATGATCGACCACACGCACGCGGCGACCGTTCGTGACTACGTCGATACTGCTGTCGCCGACGGCGCCACGCTGTTCGCCGGCGGCGAGAGCGAGGCGATCGACGACGACCTCGAAGGTGCGCCGTTCGTCCAGCCGACGGTGCTGACCGACGTGGACGACGATGCGACCGTTGGCCGTGAGGAAGTGTTCGGGCCCGTACTGTCCGTCTTCGAGTGGAGCGATCGCGAGGAAGTCCTCCGCCGCGCGAACGACACGACCTACGGGCTCGCCGCGGGCGTCTGGACCGAAGACCTCGGAACGGCCCACGAGTTCGCCGCAGACCTCGAGGCCGGAACGGTCTGGATCAACACCTACAACGACCTGTTCGATCCGGCGCCCCACGGCGGGTACAAGGAGAGCGGCATGGGTCGCGAACTCGCCGAGGAGGCGCTCGAGGACTACTCGCAGGTGAAGACGGTCAAGGTGAACCTCGGCGGGGTGCCGAAGTTCGGCTGA
- a CDS encoding sulfatase, translated as MDRTRQSNVLFVVLDTVRKDRLGPYGYERETTPELSAFAEEATVFESAVAPAPWTLPVHASLFTGRYPSQHGADQESPYLDDDDTTLASILSVAGYDTACYSSNAWITPYTGLTDGFDEQDSFFEVLPGDVLSGPLATAWQAVNDNGYLRELASKLVRIGAMAHEKLASSEGADSKTPSVIDRTQSFIDDSESDQGWFAFVNLMDAHLPYYPPEKYREKFASGVDPDDICQNSKEYNSGARDISDEEWEAIRGLYDAEIAHMDAELGRLFAWLRETGQWEETTVVVAADHGELHGEHDLYGHEFALYDELINVPLLVKHPDLEADRRDDLVELLDCYHTVLDALDVDPGAVETDVAGDATARDSTRSLLSSEYRAFGSASKMDPGQRAVLKGDDNGDYAFVEYAQPVIELHHLEEKATEAGIDLPDDHRAYSRLRAARSTDAKYVRADRIPDEAYRLDEDPDEETPVDATDDGIVDATERALARFENAVGSAWDDPNETDPDDVDALSKADQETRDRLRELGYLE; from the coding sequence ATGGATCGAACCCGTCAGTCGAACGTTCTCTTCGTCGTGCTGGATACGGTTCGGAAGGACCGGCTCGGTCCGTACGGCTACGAGCGGGAGACGACGCCGGAACTCTCCGCGTTCGCCGAGGAAGCGACAGTCTTCGAGTCGGCTGTCGCACCCGCCCCGTGGACCTTGCCGGTTCACGCCTCGCTGTTTACGGGACGTTATCCGAGCCAGCACGGAGCTGACCAGGAGAGTCCCTACCTCGACGACGACGACACGACGCTCGCGTCGATTCTGTCGGTGGCGGGCTACGACACGGCGTGTTACTCCTCGAACGCCTGGATCACTCCCTACACCGGTCTCACCGACGGGTTCGACGAGCAGGATTCGTTCTTCGAGGTCCTCCCCGGTGACGTCCTCTCAGGGCCGCTAGCAACTGCCTGGCAGGCCGTCAACGACAACGGTTATCTCCGCGAACTGGCGTCGAAGCTCGTCAGAATCGGCGCGATGGCCCACGAAAAACTCGCCAGCAGCGAGGGTGCTGATTCGAAGACGCCGTCGGTTATCGATCGAACGCAGTCCTTCATCGACGACAGCGAGAGCGACCAAGGGTGGTTCGCGTTCGTCAACCTGATGGACGCCCACTTGCCCTACTACCCACCCGAAAAGTACCGCGAGAAGTTTGCCTCGGGCGTCGATCCCGACGACATCTGCCAGAACTCTAAGGAGTATAATTCGGGTGCTCGAGACATCAGCGACGAGGAGTGGGAGGCCATCCGGGGACTCTACGACGCCGAAATTGCCCACATGGACGCTGAACTCGGCCGACTGTTCGCGTGGCTGCGCGAAACCGGCCAGTGGGAGGAGACGACCGTCGTCGTTGCGGCCGACCACGGCGAACTCCACGGCGAACACGACCTTTACGGTCACGAGTTCGCCCTCTACGACGAACTCATCAACGTCCCGCTCCTGGTGAAACACCCCGATCTCGAGGCCGACCGACGTGACGATCTCGTCGAGTTGCTCGATTGTTATCACACGGTCCTCGACGCGTTAGACGTCGACCCTGGTGCCGTCGAGACGGACGTCGCCGGCGACGCGACCGCTCGTGATTCGACGCGCTCGCTGCTCTCGAGTGAATACCGGGCGTTCGGGAGCGCCTCCAAGATGGATCCCGGCCAGCGCGCCGTTCTCAAGGGTGACGACAACGGTGACTACGCGTTCGTCGAGTACGCCCAGCCAGTCATCGAACTCCACCACTTAGAAGAGAAGGCGACCGAGGCCGGTATCGACCTCCCCGACGACCACCGGGCCTACTCGCGGCTGCGCGCCGCTCGCAGCACCGACGCGAAGTACGTCCGTGCGGACCGTATCCCTGACGAGGCCTACCGCCTCGACGAGGATCCAGATGAGGAAACGCCGGTCGACGCAACGGACGACGGGATCGTCGACGCGACCGAACGGGCGCTCGCTCGCTTCGAGAACGCCGTCGGTAGCGCGTGGGACGACCCGAACGAGACGGATCCCGACGATGTCGACGCGCTGTCCAAGGCCGACCAGGAGACTCGCGACCGACTGCGCGAACTCGGCTATCTCGAGTGA
- a CDS encoding metal-dependent hydrolase, with the protein MYRGGHAGFNALLYAPFVPLVSRYWSLEIALVGAVIAVGIANLPDIDQFLPRLPHRGPTHTVWFAALVGLLAGGGTALAARSTPQAFQFGFVVGTCSVLAHLAGDVVTPMGISPFAPLSRFHVTLDWFKSRNSRINRVVLLVGLSALIASLLVTIGPPTAFVHPS; encoded by the coding sequence ATGTATCGGGGAGGTCACGCCGGATTCAACGCGTTGCTGTACGCCCCGTTCGTCCCGCTGGTGAGCCGCTACTGGTCGCTCGAGATAGCGCTGGTGGGTGCAGTGATCGCCGTCGGTATCGCAAACCTGCCGGATATCGATCAGTTTCTGCCGCGGCTCCCTCACCGCGGACCGACGCACACGGTCTGGTTCGCCGCCCTCGTCGGACTGCTCGCCGGCGGCGGAACCGCGCTTGCCGCCCGCTCGACCCCGCAGGCGTTCCAGTTCGGCTTCGTCGTCGGAACCTGTAGCGTCCTCGCCCACCTCGCGGGCGACGTGGTGACACCGATGGGGATCAGCCCCTTCGCCCCCCTCTCGCGATTCCACGTCACGCTCGACTGGTTCAAATCCAGGAACAGCCGGATCAATCGAGTCGTTCTACTCGTCGGCCTGTCGGCGCTGATCGCGTCGCTGCTCGTTACGATCGGACCGCCGACGGCGTTCGTCCACCCGAGCTAA
- a CDS encoding metal-dependent hydrolase, translating to MDAFRILFLAGAFSTHAIVACVLVRVFTDADPRIGVVLGLLPDADFCFPAEWGWPFVHRGLTHTPLFALAIVLAAYALSRNRTDALAAGLAIGSHLVIDSLSPAGIDWLFPLETTWSGGIAVHGATATVLLWAASIGLLAWRTDALPSIR from the coding sequence ATGGACGCGTTCCGAATCCTGTTTCTCGCGGGAGCGTTCAGCACGCACGCGATCGTCGCCTGTGTCCTCGTTCGAGTATTTACGGACGCCGATCCGCGAATCGGGGTCGTTCTCGGCCTCCTTCCGGACGCGGACTTTTGCTTTCCCGCGGAGTGGGGGTGGCCGTTCGTCCACCGCGGACTCACCCACACGCCTCTGTTCGCCCTGGCGATCGTCCTCGCCGCCTACGCGCTCTCCCGCAACCGGACGGACGCGCTGGCCGCCGGACTGGCGATCGGCTCGCATCTCGTAATCGACTCGCTCTCGCCCGCCGGGATCGACTGGCTCTTCCCGCTCGAGACGACGTGGAGCGGTGGGATCGCGGTTCACGGAGCGACCGCGACGGTCCTGCTCTGGGCGGCGTCGATCGGACTCCTCGCGTGGCGGACGGACGCCCTGCCCTCGATTCGGTGA
- a CDS encoding helix-turn-helix transcriptional regulator: protein MDSAIRDIQFLARSEHRVGALEALFDGRHDRRDLRAATGASDPTIGRVVRDLEDRSWIVRSGPAYELTPLGEYVTARFLDLREGMRTGETLREVWQWLPRAMEGFAVEYFEDAVVSYPGPNYPYEPVERVTHLLESTDSIRGLGTTIYKSGNLEVFCRRVIDGMEMEYIYSRPVLRAIVDWNPDLTARAFECDNCTVLLHDSLPDDNRCGLNVMDDCIGICGHDPETAQLEAVIDTASPEAREWAETVYEQRRKEARPFRDHELFTADRNSREDPLRVEPR, encoded by the coding sequence ATGGATTCCGCGATTCGGGACATCCAGTTTCTGGCGCGGTCGGAACACCGCGTCGGGGCGCTGGAAGCGCTGTTCGACGGACGGCACGATCGGCGCGATCTACGCGCGGCGACCGGGGCGTCCGACCCCACGATCGGACGCGTCGTCCGCGACCTCGAGGACCGCTCCTGGATCGTCCGCAGCGGTCCAGCCTACGAACTCACGCCGCTGGGCGAGTACGTTACCGCTCGGTTCCTGGACCTGCGCGAGGGAATGCGAACGGGTGAAACGCTCCGCGAGGTCTGGCAGTGGCTTCCCCGAGCGATGGAGGGGTTCGCGGTCGAGTACTTCGAGGACGCCGTCGTCTCGTATCCCGGACCGAACTACCCTTACGAGCCCGTCGAACGGGTTACGCACCTGCTCGAGTCGACGGATTCCATTCGAGGGCTCGGAACGACGATCTACAAGTCGGGCAACCTCGAGGTGTTCTGTCGGCGCGTGATCGACGGAATGGAGATGGAGTACATCTACTCCCGTCCGGTCCTCCGGGCGATCGTGGACTGGAACCCCGATCTCACCGCTCGAGCGTTCGAGTGTGACAACTGCACCGTCCTGCTTCACGATTCCCTTCCGGACGACAACCGGTGCGGACTCAACGTCATGGACGACTGTATCGGCATCTGTGGTCACGATCCCGAAACAGCCCAGCTCGAAGCCGTGATCGACACGGCTTCCCCGGAGGCTCGCGAATGGGCGGAAACCGTCTACGAACAGCGTCGGAAAGAGGCACGCCCGTTCCGGGACCACGAGCTATTTACCGCTGATCGGAACTCCCGAGAGGATCCGCTCCGCGTCGAGCCACGGTAG
- a CDS encoding glycosyltransferase → MKIGFFTDSYFPEIDGVTYTIKLWREKLERKGYEVYVVYPDGDYEPGGREIPVRSLPNPFYAGYRIPLFRRPSTLPELDIVHCHGPAPVSILGRYYARKHGLPTIYTHHTPLEEYFHQSVRLESVANAIAKLYVPLENAFLERFDIVTASTERIERDVNHVPLPVGIDMEFFQATDEDWYSAVDQPVIGYSGRLSMEKNVSDILEVAEELPEYEFVIVGEGPYRDCLERNAPNNVELREFLPRKELPIFYSSIDTFVTASTADTLGLSTLEANACGTPVAAADVAPFDRTIASANGERFEYGDIERMADAIETCLRTDRDARAAVERYDVRRTLDHLEHLYRSIQTSSDETPVTSPLNRLDVPR, encoded by the coding sequence ATGAAAATTGGATTCTTTACAGACAGTTACTTCCCCGAGATCGACGGTGTAACGTACACGATCAAGCTCTGGCGAGAGAAGTTAGAACGGAAGGGGTACGAAGTGTACGTCGTCTACCCGGATGGCGACTACGAACCCGGTGGTCGCGAGATCCCGGTCAGATCGCTTCCCAACCCCTTCTACGCCGGCTACCGAATTCCACTCTTCAGGCGGCCGTCGACGCTCCCCGAACTCGACATCGTCCACTGTCACGGTCCCGCACCGGTCAGTATCCTCGGGCGCTACTACGCTCGGAAACACGGTCTGCCGACGATTTACACCCACCACACGCCTCTCGAGGAGTACTTCCACCAGAGTGTCAGACTCGAGTCGGTTGCCAACGCAATCGCGAAACTGTACGTCCCCCTGGAGAACGCGTTCCTCGAACGTTTCGACATCGTGACTGCCTCGACGGAGCGGATCGAACGTGATGTCAACCACGTCCCGCTCCCGGTGGGAATCGACATGGAATTCTTCCAGGCGACTGATGAGGACTGGTATTCCGCCGTCGATCAGCCCGTAATCGGTTACAGCGGTCGCCTCAGTATGGAGAAAAACGTCAGCGATATCCTCGAGGTTGCCGAGGAGTTACCGGAGTACGAGTTTGTCATCGTCGGCGAGGGTCCATACCGCGACTGTCTCGAACGGAACGCGCCGAACAACGTTGAACTCCGGGAGTTCCTCCCTCGAAAAGAGTTACCGATCTTTTACTCCTCGATCGATACGTTCGTAACCGCCTCGACCGCCGATACGCTCGGACTGTCCACGCTCGAGGCTAACGCCTGTGGCACACCCGTTGCCGCGGCCGACGTCGCGCCCTTCGACCGAACGATCGCTTCCGCCAACGGCGAACGCTTCGAGTACGGCGATATCGAAAGAATGGCCGACGCCATCGAGACGTGCCTCCGAACGGATCGCGACGCCAGAGCGGCCGTCGAACGGTACGATGTTCGTCGCACACTGGATCACCTCGAGCACCTGTACCGGAGCATTCAGACATCGTCGGACGAGACTCCGGTAACAAGTCCTCTGAATCGGCTGGACGTTCCCCGTTGA